The Terriglobales bacterium DNA window GCCATGACGCCGGGAAACTGGGGGATTTCCGCCAACCAGCGGCCGTCAACCTCTTTGTCAAACACAATACGGAACGATTCGCCGCCCTCCGGAGGGATTGGGACAGTGGCCATGACACCTCCACGATGGTAAGCCGTCGCGGAGATCGTTTTGGAACACCAGATGTGATGTCAATTTGATTGCCGTTACCTGGGAATAGAAGTGATGCGACTTACCTGTGTCG harbors:
- a CDS encoding type II toxin-antitoxin system HicB family antitoxin, with the protein product MATVPIPPEGGESFRIVFDKEVDGRWLAEIPQFPGVMAYGKTKQGAEVAVTALALRVIADRTEQVRKPPKSIQFL